In the genome of Ignavibacteriota bacterium, one region contains:
- a CDS encoding PQQ-binding-like beta-propeller repeat protein produces the protein MKTSLSILTTLLFFTSIFAQTPGTVIWEFQASGEINSSPAIDDNGIIYFGSSDSSMYAVYPDGTQKWKYRTEGEIYSSPAIGNDGTIYFGSYDSCFYALNPDGTLNWKYETKGKVKSSPAISEDGTIYFGSYDSCFYAINNDGTLKWKYKTGGIIEPSPAIGNDGSIYIGSDDNVFYSFSKDGIVNWTYNGSGFSSASLGFNGRIYVLCKGILFVLNNDGLMKYSCDISDTTSKFSPLVDLNESVYFKVFKYSGSAGGIEFLISINNEGEEKWKYGSDYLVPAFLCDTSIYLVDSHLEKINYEGKEIWSIYNSSFLPNSYIAMNKAGLLYLCSANKLIAIKTDNDDLTKSSWPSIRQNSKNTGSIENYPYALVAKNHISIDSSGTILLDTSPSYDPNGEQLTYLWKIKKQPEGSSIILTDSTSPIINVEIPRTRGEYIFSVEVKNQKGKISSTIVTISNLLKWKFKTNGAIASSPAIGNDGTIYFGSDDKNLYAINTDGTKKWEFKTEGWIKSSPAIGKDGTLYFYSTAYNTDFYAVNPDGTLKWKYNTDYQIHSSPAIDIDGSVYTLSRNGNNYNLLSYNSDGSLNWKYSLSIDSDNSPVIGSDGTIYVTGYRLLYAINPDGTKKWECPLLASESSSPAIDNNGTIYIKSKDYSSFPSKLIISAINEDGTKKWEIKTEGNDYSSAVIGLDGTIYVSVDTTLYAIFPDGSQKWKVHLNNYFSSTPAIGNDGNIYIGTTNGKFYAISSSGEILWKYDAFQLIKSSPAISNDGTIYFGSTNGNLYAIFSDSKGLADSPWPKFRKNNLNTGNAYNNLTLRAKVKSNSFKLAFGIITLDGSPSFVPNGSAVSYQWAIVKKPDNAFIDIKNPTSVVTEIDIPRLHASYILSLKITDTMGDSSFTYVYINNEKYWEIQIDDNYNLFSPAIGKDGTLYFASPYDKKLYALNPDGTKKWELTVNELIYHTPTIFDNNIYVTAYNKIISCSFYGTKNWEYQTTDFISHDIVIGIDGTIFFGTDSWSGLNNQKFYALNSDGTKKWEYVIAERFCSFPTIGSDGTIYIGSQDGYLYAINPDGTKKWRLFGDLFSTSSIGGDGTIYGVSHNRNLYAINPDGKKKWEVETNSRITSSPAIGVDGTIYIGSDDKNLYAINPDGTKKWEFGNIGHVYTTPIIGKDGTVYIASYDSTLYAINFNGEKIWEYKTEVEINRPIKMSDKGLIYLAVGNKLFAIFTESDGVANSPWPEPGGNKFNSGMSHYIVPGFSADTLSGKFPLTVHFSDASFGNIFNWHWDFGDGQTSTEMNPVHTYAYPDSFTVTLIISNPSKTDTLTKENYIVALNATGIADNSELPKEFKLYENYPNPFNPQTNIEFDVKEKTTVKLRVYNVVGQLVTTLTDNMLEAGHYKYQFNGNNLASGIYFYKIEMGKYVSVKKIILLK, from the coding sequence ATGAAGACATCTCTATCTATTTTAACTACGTTATTATTTTTTACATCAATATTTGCTCAAACACCGGGGACAGTAATCTGGGAATTTCAAGCGTCGGGAGAAATAAACTCATCTCCGGCTATTGATGATAACGGAATAATATATTTCGGTAGCAGCGACAGCAGTATGTATGCGGTTTATCCGGATGGAACACAAAAATGGAAATATAGGACAGAAGGAGAAATTTATTCTTCACCGGCAATAGGAAATGACGGAACAATATACTTTGGATCATACGATAGTTGTTTCTATGCGCTAAATCCGGATGGAACATTAAATTGGAAATATGAGACAAAAGGAAAAGTAAAATCATCACCGGCAATAAGTGAAGACGGAACAATATACTTTGGATCATATGACAGTTGTTTTTACGCAATAAATAATGATGGAACGTTAAAATGGAAATATAAAACCGGGGGAATAATAGAACCATCACCGGCAATAGGAAATGACGGAAGCATATATATTGGATCAGATGATAATGTATTTTACTCATTTAGCAAGGATGGAATTGTAAACTGGACCTATAATGGTAGTGGTTTTTCATCAGCTTCATTGGGATTCAATGGAAGAATTTATGTTTTATGTAAAGGTATATTATTTGTACTTAATAATGATGGTTTGATGAAATATTCTTGTGATATTTCTGACACTACCTCCAAGTTTTCGCCTCTTGTTGATTTGAATGAAAGCGTATATTTTAAAGTGTTCAAATATTCTGGGTCGGCCGGCGGGATCGAATTTTTAATTTCAATTAATAACGAAGGTGAAGAGAAATGGAAATATGGAAGCGACTATTTAGTTCCTGCATTCTTATGTGATACTTCAATATATTTAGTTGATTCACATTTGGAAAAAATTAATTATGAAGGGAAAGAAATATGGTCAATTTATAACTCTTCATTTTTACCTAATTCATATATTGCAATGAATAAAGCTGGCTTGCTGTATTTATGTTCAGCAAACAAATTAATCGCAATAAAAACTGATAATGATGATTTAACAAAAAGCTCATGGCCATCTATTAGGCAAAACTCAAAGAATACCGGAAGTATAGAAAATTATCCATATGCGCTTGTCGCAAAAAATCATATTTCGATAGATAGTTCCGGAACAATTTTACTTGATACATCCCCATCATATGATCCGAATGGAGAACAGCTTACATATTTATGGAAAATAAAAAAACAACCGGAAGGAAGCTCAATAATTTTAACAGATTCAACTTCACCAATAATTAATGTTGAAATTCCTAGAACTAGAGGTGAATATATATTTAGTGTAGAAGTAAAGAATCAAAAAGGAAAAATATCTTCAACAATAGTAACGATAAGCAATTTGCTTAAGTGGAAATTTAAAACCAATGGGGCAATTGCTTCATCTCCGGCAATTGGAAATGATGGTACAATATATTTTGGATCAGATGATAAAAATTTATACGCGATAAATACGGATGGAACAAAAAAATGGGAATTTAAAACTGAAGGATGGATAAAATCATCACCGGCAATTGGTAAAGATGGTACACTATATTTCTATTCAACAGCTTATAATACTGATTTTTATGCAGTTAATCCAGATGGTACACTTAAATGGAAATATAATACAGATTATCAAATACATTCATCACCAGCCATTGATATTGATGGAAGTGTTTATACGTTAAGTAGAAATGGTAATAATTATAATTTATTGTCGTACAATTCAGATGGTTCGTTAAATTGGAAATATAGTCTTAGTATCGATAGTGATAATTCACCGGTAATCGGAAGCGATGGGACTATTTATGTTACCGGGTATCGACTTTTATATGCAATAAATCCGGATGGGACAAAAAAATGGGAATGTCCTCTTTTAGCCTCAGAAAGTTCATCTCCCGCAATAGATAATAATGGTACTATATATATTAAAAGTAAAGATTATTCTTCATTTCCAAGTAAATTAATTATTTCGGCAATAAATGAAGACGGTACAAAAAAATGGGAAATTAAAACTGAAGGAAATGATTATTCTTCTGCTGTGATAGGTCTTGATGGTACAATTTATGTTTCAGTTGATACAACATTGTACGCAATATTTCCAGATGGAAGCCAAAAATGGAAAGTTCATCTAAATAATTACTTTTCTTCAACACCGGCAATAGGCAATGATGGAAATATTTATATCGGTACAACAAATGGAAAATTTTATGCAATTAGTTCTTCCGGTGAAATATTATGGAAATATGATGCGTTTCAATTAATAAAATCATCTCCCGCAATAAGTAATGATGGAACAATTTATTTTGGATCTACTAACGGTAACTTATATGCAATTTTTTCAGACAGCAAAGGGTTAGCTGATAGTCCTTGGCCAAAGTTTAGAAAAAATAATTTAAATACCGGTAATGCATATAATAATTTAACACTAAGGGCAAAAGTAAAAAGTAATTCATTTAAGTTGGCATTTGGAATAATAACATTAGATGGATCACCCTCTTTTGTTCCAAATGGAAGTGCGGTAAGTTACCAGTGGGCTATAGTAAAAAAACCGGATAATGCATTTATAGATATAAAAAATCCAACATCCGTTGTAACTGAAATTGATATTCCAAGACTTCATGCATCTTATATTTTATCTCTAAAAATTACAGATACAATGGGAGATTCATCTTTTACATATGTATATATAAACAATGAAAAATATTGGGAAATTCAAATTGATGATAATTATAATCTTTTTTCACCAGCAATTGGTAAGGACGGAACTTTATATTTTGCAAGCCCATATGATAAAAAACTATATGCCTTAAATCCGGATGGAACAAAAAAATGGGAATTGACAGTAAACGAACTTATTTACCATACTCCGACAATCTTTGATAATAATATATATGTTACAGCTTATAATAAGATAATATCATGTAGTTTTTATGGAACAAAAAATTGGGAATATCAAACAACTGACTTTATCTCACATGATATAGTGATTGGAATTGATGGAACAATTTTTTTTGGTACTGATTCTTGGTCGGGCTTGAATAACCAAAAATTCTATGCACTCAATTCGGACGGGACAAAAAAATGGGAATATGTTATAGCTGAAAGGTTTTGTTCATTTCCAACAATTGGAAGTGATGGAACAATATATATTGGATCACAAGATGGATATTTATATGCGATAAATCCGGATGGAACAAAAAAATGGAGATTATTTGGTGATTTGTTTTCTACATCATCAATTGGTGGCGATGGGACAATATATGGCGTATCGCATAATAGAAATTTATACGCGATAAATCCTGATGGAAAAAAAAAATGGGAAGTTGAAACAAATTCCAGAATAACCTCTTCACCGGCAATAGGTGTTGACGGAACAATATATATTGGGTCAGATGATAAAAATTTATACGCGATAAATCCTGATGGAACAAAAAAATGGGAATTTGGAAATATAGGACACGTTTATACTACACCAATTATTGGAAAAGACGGTACTGTTTATATAGCATCATATGATAGTACATTATATGCAATAAATTTCAATGGAGAAAAAATCTGGGAATATAAAACTGAAGTAGAAATAAACAGGCCTATAAAAATGAGTGATAAAGGTCTTATCTATTTAGCAGTTGGTAATAAACTTTTTGCAATATTTACAGAAAGTGATGGTGTAGCAAATAGCCCTTGGCCAGAACCTGGAGGCAATAAATTTAACTCCGGAATGTCTCATTACATTGTTCCCGGTTTCTCAGCTGATACTTTATCCGGTAAATTTCCTCTTACCGTTCACTTTTCGGATGCTTCTTTTGGAAACATTTTTAATTGGCATTGGGATTTTGGCGATGGACAAACAAGTACTGAAATGAATCCGGTTCATACTTATGCTTACCCCGATTCATTTACAGTTACTTTAATAATTTCTAATCCAAGTAAAACAGATACGTTAACAAAAGAAAACTACATTGTTGCATTAAACGCTACGGGAATTGCAGATAATTCAGAACTGCCCAAAGAATTTAAGTTATATGAAAATTATCCCAATCCTTTTAATCCTCAGACAAATATAGAATTTGATGTTAAGGAAAAAACAACAGTAAAGCTGAGAGTATATAACGTAGTTGGTCAATTGGTAACAACACTCACGGATAATATGCTGGAAGCGGGACATTATAAATATCAGTTCAATGGAAATAATTTAGCATCGGGAATATACTTCTACAAAATAGAAATGGGAAAATATGTTTCAGTTAAAAAGATAATATTGTTAAAATAA
- a CDS encoding PQQ-like beta-propeller repeat protein, with the protein MNKHIKVTIILLLFIFGNIFAQTPGTVNWEFQTRGNEITSPAIDDDGTIYFGSSDSSLYALNSDGTKKWEFKTGGIITSSPAIGNNGTIYFGSHDRKLYAINPDGTKKWDYETGWKIYYAPAIGEDETIYIKSDDSYLYAFNSDGYLKWTYLYSSYESGENKDFFSSAIIDDDGIIYPVNPIIGNSFGLNPNGTENEKIIPQVEKYFKGVIDNDSNYCMRKSDSHGEGEDRFWLKLRDKNGSGGWSNDSYLYYPIIGND; encoded by the coding sequence ATGAATAAACATATCAAGGTAACAATAATTTTATTGTTATTTATTTTTGGTAATATATTTGCTCAAACACCGGGAACAGTCAACTGGGAATTTCAAACAAGAGGTAACGAAATAACATCACCAGCTATTGATGATGATGGGACAATATATTTCGGCTCTTCTGATAGCAGTTTGTATGCATTAAATTCTGATGGCACTAAAAAATGGGAATTTAAAACTGGCGGTATTATTACTTCTTCTCCAGCTATAGGGAATAATGGCACTATTTACTTTGGATCACATGATCGTAAATTATACGCAATAAATCCGGATGGAACAAAAAAATGGGACTATGAAACTGGTTGGAAAATATATTATGCTCCAGCAATAGGTGAAGATGAAACAATTTATATTAAATCTGATGATTCGTATTTGTATGCATTTAATTCTGATGGATATTTAAAATGGACTTATTTATATAGCAGCTATGAATCTGGAGAAAATAAAGACTTTTTTAGCTCAGCAATAATTGATGATGATGGTATTATATATCCTGTTAATCCAATTATTGGAAATTCTTTTGGGTTAAATCCAAATGGAACTGAAAATGAAAAAATTATACCACAAGTTGAAAAATACTTTAAAGGTGTAATTGATAATGATAGTAATTATTGCATGCGTAAATCTGATAGTCATGGTGAAGGAGAAGATCGTTTTTGGCTAAAATTAAGAGATAAAAATGGTAGCGGCGGATGGAGTAATGATTCATATTTATACTATCCGATAATTGGAAATGATTAG
- a CDS encoding PQQ-binding-like beta-propeller repeat protein yields MKWDANISLNDCAPLAMDRVGNLLVPQIGGKLTSILSTSTGLADTPWPKFNKDYKNTSRAEKFPNAIVTEEFISKKDPGIITLDASLSNDKEGLELTYLWSVVKQPEGSEIILADSTSPIIQVNIPPNRGEYYFKVRATNSKGKYSTNVVHISTLLKRQLSNYMDYLAMSLDGTLYYIDYYKFYAFYPDGTKKWEINISEHIEYRVTSTTIGYDGTVYFSTSNDYLYSINSDGSEKWKFKTDGYIRYAPAIGSDGTLYFGTNRNKFYAIDYDGNKKWEIEDDFPAESSPAIGMDGTIYFGTDILYAFDPNGTIKWNSSADRFWDSAPAIDTEGTICIVCGDHNMYAINPDGTTKWKFLADAGIFSSAVIGSDGSIYFGTQGSTFFALSSDGTKKWEFEANGEIYSPPVIGNDGTIFFGTDSWSSSNNQKFYALNTDGTKKWEYNFYEGDKFFPAIDNDGTIYFGNYALYSDCTGLANSPWPKSSKNNQNNSISNSNPLVPHALVTQNKFSMKYGTITLDGSPSYDPDGDNLNFLWSIYKKPEGCIVNIEDSNSAKTEVIIPQIPGIFIFLLKVTDTNDGTSYASITINNENKWEFSLPFRSRFSPALDSEGNIYVSAGHSLYSLNHEGT; encoded by the coding sequence GTGAAATGGGATGCAAATATTAGTCTAAATGATTGTGCCCCTTTAGCAATGGATAGAGTTGGAAATCTTCTTGTTCCGCAAATTGGCGGTAAACTTACGTCAATACTATCAACAAGTACGGGATTAGCAGATACACCATGGCCCAAATTTAATAAAGATTATAAAAACACATCAAGAGCTGAAAAATTTCCCAATGCTATTGTAACTGAAGAATTTATTTCGAAAAAAGATCCTGGAATAATAACTCTTGATGCATCACTATCAAATGATAAAGAAGGATTAGAGTTGACTTATTTATGGTCGGTAGTAAAACAACCGGAAGGAAGCGAAATAATATTAGCAGATTCTACATCCCCCATAATTCAAGTAAATATTCCTCCAAATAGAGGCGAATACTATTTCAAGGTTAGGGCAACAAATAGCAAAGGTAAATATTCAACCAATGTAGTACATATTAGTACTTTACTTAAGCGGCAATTATCCAACTATATGGATTATTTAGCTATGAGCTTAGATGGTACCTTATATTATATTGATTACTATAAATTTTACGCATTTTACCCAGATGGGACAAAAAAATGGGAAATTAATATATCTGAACATATAGAGTATAGAGTAACTTCTACAACAATAGGATATGACGGTACAGTTTATTTTAGTACATCAAATGATTATTTGTACTCAATTAATTCAGATGGTTCTGAAAAGTGGAAATTTAAAACGGATGGATATATCAGATATGCTCCGGCAATTGGATCTGATGGGACATTATATTTTGGAACCAATAGGAACAAGTTCTATGCTATAGATTATGATGGAAATAAAAAATGGGAGATAGAAGATGATTTTCCGGCTGAGTCCTCGCCTGCAATTGGTATGGATGGAACAATATATTTCGGCACAGATATTTTATATGCTTTTGATCCAAACGGAACAATTAAATGGAACAGTTCAGCTGATAGATTCTGGGATTCTGCACCAGCGATAGATACAGAGGGCACTATCTGTATTGTATGTGGAGACCACAATATGTATGCAATTAATCCTGATGGAACAACTAAATGGAAATTCTTAGCGGATGCTGGTATTTTTTCATCCGCTGTTATCGGTTCAGATGGTTCAATATATTTTGGGACTCAAGGGAGTACTTTTTTTGCACTAAGTTCAGATGGTACAAAAAAATGGGAATTTGAAGCAAATGGTGAAATTTATTCACCTCCCGTAATTGGAAATGATGGAACAATATTTTTTGGTACTGATAGTTGGTCGAGCTCGAATAACCAGAAATTCTATGCACTCAATACGGACGGGACAAAAAAATGGGAATATAATTTTTATGAAGGAGATAAGTTCTTTCCTGCCATTGACAATGACGGCACTATTTATTTCGGGAACTATGCATTGTATAGTGATTGTACTGGTTTGGCAAATAGTCCGTGGCCCAAATCTTCAAAAAATAATCAAAATAATTCGATATCAAATAGTAATCCATTAGTTCCGCATGCGTTAGTTACTCAGAATAAATTTTCTATGAAATATGGGACAATTACTTTGGATGGTTCTCCATCGTATGATCCAGATGGTGATAACCTGAACTTTCTATGGAGTATCTATAAAAAACCAGAAGGATGTATTGTAAATATAGAAGACTCAAATTCTGCAAAAACTGAAGTAATAATTCCCCAAATACCCGGGATATTTATTTTCTTGTTAAAAGTTACTGATACCAATGACGGAACATCATATGCTAGTATAACCATAAATAATGAGAATAAATGGGAGTTTTCTCTTCCTTTTAGATCAAGATTTTCTCCGGCTTTAGATTCTGAAGGTAATATTTATGTCTCTGCAGGTCATAGCTTATATTCATTAAATCATGAAGGAACCTAA
- a CDS encoding PQQ-binding-like beta-propeller repeat protein, whose translation MESEIRCSPIIDQDGWIYVTTYDYKLHAINPNGIKIWEFEKVRYHRPAIGFNISSDLKNEKVIYIASASWNKKMYALNKSGNLIWEFQADGSCCSPSIGEDGIIYFGSIDKNIYALNPDGSLKWKYNTEEQFEVPFTSPVIDGDGSIYIAYSYGTLYCLDQNGSLKWKYDNESNYNYESSPIIGNDGTLYIMSSNDRILMALNNDGTKKWEFESNISKNEFSPIIGYDGKIYINSQGFCILNPMGELIYKFDLRSLEYSSPTINEEGTIYINSDYSIYALDTESKGLANSPWPKSGGNKFNSGMSHYIVPGFSADTLSGKFPLTVHFSDTSFGNVFNRHWDFGDGQTSTEKNPIHTYAYPDSFTVTLIISNPSNTDTLTKENYIAALNTTGIADNSELPKEFKLYENDPNLFNPQTNIAFDVKEKTTVKLRVYNVVGQLVTTLTDNMLEAGHYKYQFNGNNLASGIYFYKIEMGKYVSVKKMMLLK comes from the coding sequence TTGGAAAGTGAAATACGATGCTCTCCTATAATTGATCAAGATGGATGGATTTATGTAACAACCTATGATTATAAATTACATGCGATAAATCCTAATGGAATTAAAATCTGGGAGTTTGAAAAAGTTAGATATCATCGACCAGCAATAGGTTTTAACATAAGTAGTGATTTGAAAAATGAAAAAGTGATCTATATTGCATCTGCATCTTGGAATAAAAAAATGTATGCTCTAAATAAATCAGGAAATTTAATATGGGAATTTCAAGCAGATGGCTCTTGTTGTTCGCCTTCAATAGGTGAAGATGGAATTATTTATTTTGGATCAATAGACAAAAACATATATGCATTAAATCCGGACGGTTCCCTAAAATGGAAATATAATACAGAAGAACAATTTGAGGTTCCTTTTACTTCACCAGTCATCGATGGAGATGGTTCAATATACATTGCTTATTCCTATGGCACATTATATTGTCTTGATCAAAATGGTTCTTTAAAATGGAAATATGATAACGAATCTAACTACAATTATGAATCTTCTCCAATAATAGGAAATGATGGAACACTTTACATAATGTCGTCTAATGATAGAATACTGATGGCATTAAATAATGATGGAACAAAAAAATGGGAATTTGAAAGTAATATAAGTAAAAATGAATTTTCACCAATAATTGGATACGATGGAAAAATTTATATAAATTCACAAGGGTTTTGTATCTTAAATCCTATGGGAGAATTAATTTATAAATTTGATTTGCGAAGTTTGGAATATTCTTCTCCAACAATAAATGAAGAAGGAACAATTTATATTAATTCCGATTATTCAATTTATGCATTAGATACTGAAAGCAAAGGTCTTGCCAATAGTCCTTGGCCAAAGTCTGGAGGCAATAAATTTAATTCCGGAATGTCTCATTACATTGTTCCCGGTTTCTCAGCTGATACTTTATCTGGTAAATTTCCACTTACCGTTCACTTTTCGGATACTTCTTTTGGTAATGTTTTTAACCGGCATTGGGATTTTGGCGATGGACAAACTAGTACTGAAAAAAATCCGATTCATACTTATGCTTACCCCGATTCATTTACGGTTACTTTAATAATTTCTAATCCTAGTAATACAGATACGTTAACAAAAGAAAATTACATTGCCGCATTAAACACAACCGGAATAGCGGATAATTCAGAACTGCCCAAAGAATTTAAGTTATATGAAAACGATCCTAATCTGTTTAACCCGCAGACAAATATAGCATTTGATGTTAAGGAAAAAACAACAGTAAAATTGAGAGTATATAACGTAGTTGGTCAATTGGTAACAACACTTACGGATAATATGTTGGAAGCGGGACATTATAAATATCAGTTCAATGGAAATAATTTAGCATCGGGAATATATTTCTATAAAATAGAAATGGGAAAATATGTTTCAGTTAAAAAGATGATGCTGCTGAAATAA